A stretch of Elephas maximus indicus isolate mEleMax1 chromosome 20, mEleMax1 primary haplotype, whole genome shotgun sequence DNA encodes these proteins:
- the NEK4 gene encoding serine/threonine-protein kinase Nek4 isoform X2: MPLAAYCYLRAVGRGSYGEVTLVRHRRDGRQYVIKKLNLRNASSRERRAAEQEAQLLSQLKHPNIVTYKESWEGGDGLLYIVMGFCEGGDLYRKLKEQKGRLLPESQVVEWFVQIAMALQYLHERHILHRDLKTQNVFLTKANIIKVGDLGIARVLENHCDMASTLIGTPYYMSPELFSNKPYNYKSDVWALGCCVYEMATLKHAFNAKDMNSLVYRIIEGKLPPMPKDYSPELAELIRTMLSKRPEERPSVRSILRQPYIKHQISLFLEATKAKTCKNNVKNGDPKSKPVATVVSGKAESNNEVISPQPHSSEGSKTYIVGEDMCSSQETPVVIGPLKTSTSLKGHSYKPDMSNTAESLATISRVNINILPAERKDSMGGDLVQETQPGHLDLSNELEGKCNISQVKEERLQDNTKSIAQLENLVPTWSSGDVTEAGNDPVKPLLLLSKDQKPKDQDPVATECIIEEQARIRPGLQPHISGSEPSQSRQRRQKRREQTERSGGKRQFQEISPRQLPSVPAVGNVDVRSTREDAENQSRAVSGSVSSSRSNEVSSSKDRPLSARERRRLKQSQEEMCPSGPSVRRALSAVGPGKPQEEGQPIPARRFSADSSVAQEKKLPRCLSEEELSSSTSSTDKSDGDSREGKNHTNEMSDLVQLMTQTLKLDSKESCEDLPVSEFKLHRKYRDTLILHGKIAEETEELRFKELPSAIVPGSEKIRRIVEVLRADVIQGLGIQLLEEVYDLLEEEDELEREVHLREHLGEKYTAYGVKVRQLKFFEENVNF; encoded by the exons ATGCCCCTGGCTGCCTACTGCTACCTGCGGGCCGTGGGCAGGGGCAGCTACGGGGAGGTGACGCTCGTGAGGCACCGGCGAGACGGCAggcag TATGTCATCAAAAAACTGAACCTTCGAAATGCCTCCAGCCGAGAGCGGCGGGCTGCTGAGCAGGAAGCGCAGCTCTTGTCTCAGCTGAAGCACCCCAACATTGTCACCTACAAAGAGTCGTGGGAGGGAGGGGACGGTCTGCTCTACATTGTCATGGGCTTCTGCGAAGGAGGTGATCTGTACCGAAAACTCAAGGAGCAGAAGGGCCGGCTTCTGCCCGAGAGTCAGGTGGTGGAGTGGTTTGTTCAGATCGCCATGGCTCTGCAG TATTTACATGAGAGACACATCCTTCACCGAGATCTGAAAACTCAAAATGTCTTCCTAACAAAAGCAAATATTATCAAAGTGGGTGACCTAGGAATTGCCCGAGTGTTAGAGAACCACTGTGACATGGCTAGCACCCTCATTGGCACGCCCTACTACATGAGTCCTGAACTGTTCTCAAACAAACCCTACAACTATAAG TCTGATGTTTGGGCTCTAGGATGCTGTGTATATGAAATGGCTACCCTGAAGCATGCTTTCAATGCAAAAGACATGAATTCTTTAGTTTATCGGATTATTGAAGGAAAG CTGCCACCAAtgccaaaagattacagcccagagtTGGCAGAACTGATAAGAACAATGCTAAGTAAAAGGCCTGAAGAAAGACCATCTGTGAGGAGCATCCTGAGGCAACCTTACATAAAGCACCAAATCTCCTTGTTTTTGGAGGCCACAAAGGC AAAAACCTGTAAGAATAATGTTAAAAATGGTGACCCTAAATCCAAGCCTGTTGCTACAGTGGTTTCTGGAAAAGCCGAATCAAATAATGAAGTAATCTCACCCCAACCACACTCCTCTGAGGGCTCCAAGACATACATAGTG GGAGAAGACATGTGTTCGTCCCAGGAGACACCTGTGGTCATTGGCCCACTGAAGACATCTACCAGTCTGAAAGGCCACTCCTACAAACCAGACATGAGCAATACTGCAGAGTCACTAGCCACAATCAGCAGAGTAAATATCAACATCTTACCTGCAGAAAGGAAGGACTCAATGGGTGGCGACTTAGTTCAGGAGACTCAGCCAGGACACTTAGATCTCTCTAATGAGTTAGAAGGTAAATGCAATATTTCTCAAGTGAAGGAGGAGAGACTGCAGGATAACACTAAGTCCATAGCTCAGCTGGAAAACCTAGTTCCCACATGGTCCTCAGGTGATGTCACTGAGGCAGGGAATGACCCAGTGAAGCCTCTGCTGCTTCTAAGCAAAGACCAAAAGCCAAAGGACCAG gatcCAGTTGCTACTGAATGTATCATAGAAGAACAGGCCAGAATCCGCCCAGGCTTACAGCCACACATCTCTGGGTCGGAGCCCTCCCAGTCTCGGCAGCGACGGCAGAAGAGGAGAGAGCAGACTGAGCGCAGCGGGGGAAAGAGGCAG TTCCAAGAGATTTCTCCTAGACAGTTGCCTTCTGTTCCCGCTGTTGGAAATGTAGATGTCAGGTCAACACGAGAGGATGCTGAAAACCAAAGTAGAGCGGTCAGTGGGTCTGTGAGCAGTTCGAGGAGCAATGAGGTCTCGTCATCAAAG gatcgaccATTATCAGCAAGAGAGAGGAGGCGACTAAAGCAGTCCCAGGAAGAGATGTGCCCCTCAG GCCCTTCAGTGAGGAGAGCTCTGAGTGCAGTGGGGCCAGGGAAACCTCAGGAGGAAGGCCAGCCCATCCCTGCCAGACGATTCTCTGCTGACAGCAGCGTTGCTCAG GAAAAGAAATTGCCTCGTTGTCTGTCTGAGGAGGAGTTAAGTTCTTCCACAAGTTCAACTGATAAGTCAGATGGGGATTCTAGGGAAGG taaaAATCATACCAATGAAATGAGTGACTTGGTACAATTGATGACTCAAACCTTGAAACTGGACTCTAAAGAGAGCTGTGAAGATCTCCCAGTATCAGAGTTCAAACTTCATCGGAAATATCGAGACACGCTGATACTTCATGGGAAGATTGCAGAAGAGACAGAGGAACTCCGTTTTAAAGAGCTGCCTTCAG CTATTGTGCCAGGTTCTGAAAAGATCAGGAGAATAGTTGAAGTCTTGAGAGCTGATGTAATCCAGGGCCTGGGGATTCAGCTTTTAGAGGAGGtgtatgatcttttggaagaggAAGATGAATTGGAGAGAGAG